A single window of Methanothermobacter marburgensis str. Marburg DNA harbors:
- the vorB gene encoding 3-methyl-2-oxobutanoate dehydrogenase subunit VorB: MATQMVKGNTAVIIGAMYAGCDCYFGYPITPASEILHEASRYFPLVGRKFVQAESEEAAINMVYGAAAAGHRVMTASSGPGMSLKQEGISFLAGAELPAVIVDVMRAGPGLGNIGPEQADYNQLVKGGGHGNYRNIVLAPNSVQEMCDLTMDAFELADKYRNPVIILADAVLGQMAEPLRFPERAVEHRPDTSWAVCGSRETMKNLVTSIFLDFDELEEFNFYLQEKYAAVEENEVRYEEYMVEDAEIVLVAYGISSRVAKSAVDTARADGIKVGLLRPITLFPFPSERIRELAEGGCTFISVEMSSGQMREDIKMASGCRDVELVNRMGGNLIELRDILRKIREIAGESND, translated from the coding sequence ATGGCGACACAGATGGTTAAGGGTAACACCGCCGTGATAATAGGGGCCATGTATGCTGGCTGTGACTGCTACTTCGGATACCCGATAACACCAGCAAGTGAGATACTCCACGAGGCCTCAAGGTACTTCCCCCTGGTGGGGAGGAAGTTTGTGCAGGCAGAATCAGAGGAGGCAGCCATAAATATGGTCTACGGTGCAGCTGCAGCCGGCCACAGGGTCATGACAGCATCCTCAGGGCCAGGTATGAGCCTCAAACAGGAGGGAATATCCTTCCTTGCAGGTGCTGAGCTTCCTGCGGTCATCGTGGATGTCATGAGGGCAGGTCCGGGACTCGGGAACATCGGGCCGGAGCAGGCAGACTACAACCAGCTGGTGAAGGGCGGTGGACATGGAAACTACAGGAATATCGTCCTTGCACCCAACAGTGTACAGGAGATGTGCGACCTCACAATGGATGCCTTTGAACTGGCAGACAAATACAGGAACCCAGTTATAATACTTGCAGACGCCGTCCTGGGGCAGATGGCAGAACCCCTCCGCTTCCCTGAAAGGGCCGTGGAGCACAGGCCGGACACATCCTGGGCTGTATGCGGCAGCAGGGAAACCATGAAGAACCTCGTAACCTCCATATTCCTTGACTTCGATGAACTCGAGGAGTTCAACTTCTACCTCCAGGAAAAATATGCGGCGGTGGAGGAGAATGAGGTGAGATACGAGGAATACATGGTTGAGGATGCTGAAATTGTACTCGTGGCGTATGGTATAAGCAGCAGGGTTGCGAAGAGCGCGGTTGACACAGCAAGGGCAGATGGCATAAAAGTGGGACTTCTGAGGCCCATAACGCTATTCCCATTCCCATCAGAAAGAATCAGGGAACTTGCAGAGGGTGGCTGCACCTTCATATCGGTTGAGATGAGCAGCGGCCAGATGAGGGAAGATATAAAGATGGCCTCAGGCTGCAGGGATGTTGAACTCGTAAACAGGATGGGTGGAAACCTCATAGAACTGAGGGACATCCTCAGGAAAATCAGAGAAATCGCGGGGGAATCCAATGACTAA
- a CDS encoding ABC transporter permease yields MRFITLILKNPFRSRARSLLAITGIAIGIATIVTLGVITEGLKASTENTLKAGGADFTIVESNVSDMFFSKIDEEYVDKVRNVSGVEDAVGILMAVQPLDDNPYFVLIGIDPAKINMSQIKITDGRTLTDPDADEVIIGKVASENHGKGVGDTIKIKNREYRIVGIFESGDMQQDGGAFISLKKLQKIEEKEGKVTMIYVKMTRNSRVEDVTDRIEKRYNDLTTIASLEDLQSVDQGLQTIDTATWAISLLAIIIGGIGVINTMIMSVFERTREIGVLKAVGWRDRRILVMILGESVVLTVIAGIVGSVLGVAAIQVLLELGMRGFIEPVYSPEIFMRAFAVALSVGVLGGLYPAYRASRLAPTEALRYE; encoded by the coding sequence ATGAGGTTCATAACACTCATTCTGAAGAATCCGTTCAGAAGCCGTGCAAGGAGTCTCCTTGCAATAACAGGTATCGCGATTGGAATTGCAACCATTGTAACCCTTGGAGTGATAACCGAGGGCCTGAAGGCATCAACAGAGAACACCCTCAAGGCGGGTGGCGCCGACTTCACGATTGTGGAGTCCAATGTCTCGGACATGTTCTTCAGCAAGATAGATGAGGAATACGTGGATAAGGTGCGGAACGTGAGCGGGGTCGAGGACGCTGTTGGAATACTCATGGCTGTACAGCCCCTTGACGACAACCCCTACTTTGTACTGATAGGGATAGATCCTGCCAAGATAAACATGAGCCAGATAAAGATAACTGATGGCAGGACCCTGACGGATCCAGATGCAGATGAGGTCATAATCGGTAAGGTGGCCTCAGAGAACCATGGCAAGGGCGTTGGTGATACAATAAAGATAAAGAACCGTGAGTACCGTATCGTCGGGATATTTGAATCCGGTGACATGCAGCAGGACGGAGGGGCCTTTATTTCACTCAAAAAACTCCAGAAAATAGAGGAGAAGGAGGGTAAGGTCACCATGATCTACGTTAAAATGACCAGAAATTCAAGGGTGGAGGACGTCACAGACCGCATCGAGAAACGTTACAATGACCTCACAACCATAGCCTCACTTGAGGACCTCCAGAGCGTTGACCAGGGCCTGCAGACCATAGACACCGCAACCTGGGCCATATCACTCCTCGCCATAATAATAGGTGGAATTGGAGTTATAAACACCATGATAATGTCTGTATTTGAGAGAACAAGGGAGATCGGAGTTCTGAAGGCTGTCGGCTGGAGGGACCGCAGGATTCTCGTTATGATACTCGGGGAATCTGTGGTTCTGACTGTGATCGCAGGTATTGTGGGTTCAGTGCTTGGTGTTGCAGCCATACAGGTGCTCCTTGAGCTTGGAATGAGGGGATTCATAGAGCCAGTATACAGCCCTGAGATCTTCATGAGGGCCTTTGCAGTCGCCCTCAGCGTGGGTGTTCTCGGCGGACTGTACCCTGCCTACCGGGCATCAAGGCTCGCCCCCACAGAGGCACTGAGGTACGAGTAG
- the afpA gene encoding archaeoflavoprotein AfpA, translated as MTEKLTVAWCITGAGEKLTETYEIMKDIKKIYGDHIKIDVFISKAGDQVVKYYGLYRDLETSFDRKWVEINANSPFLAGQVQLGKYDFILVAPCTSNSTAKISLRIGDTLVTNAVIMAQKASVPVYIMPSDYSEGKVITTLPNGKKLELKITREDVEHVKRISRMDKTEVFSDPDKIYKIFEEWTYPKDQ; from the coding sequence ATGACTGAAAAACTGACTGTTGCCTGGTGTATCACCGGGGCCGGGGAGAAACTTACTGAAACCTACGAAATAATGAAGGACATCAAAAAGATCTATGGGGATCATATCAAAATCGACGTCTTTATATCCAAGGCAGGTGACCAGGTTGTCAAGTACTATGGCCTCTACAGGGACCTTGAGACCAGCTTTGACAGAAAATGGGTTGAAATAAACGCCAATTCACCCTTCCTTGCAGGCCAGGTCCAGCTTGGTAAGTATGACTTCATACTTGTGGCTCCCTGCACCTCCAACAGCACAGCCAAGATATCCCTGAGGATAGGGGATACCCTTGTTACAAATGCCGTTATAATGGCCCAGAAGGCCTCTGTCCCTGTCTACATCATGCCATCGGATTACAGTGAGGGGAAGGTTATCACGACACTTCCAAACGGTAAGAAACTGGAACTCAAAATAACCAGGGAGGACGTTGAACACGTAAAGAGGATATCAAGGATGGACAAAACAGAGGTTTTCAGTGACCCTGACAAAATCTACAAGATCTTTGAGGAGTGGACCTACCCCAAGGATCAATGA
- a CDS encoding adenosine-specific kinase, with amino-acid sequence MEIKTVRIEPQEDLNLILGQSHFIKTVEDIYEAIVNTVPQAKFGVAFAEASGDCLVRHAGNDEELEELAAETMLEIGAGHSFIVFLREAFPINVLQRIKNVPEVVNIYCATANPVEVIIAETEQGRGILGVIDGSRPEGIEDEEDIAERKRFLRLIGYKF; translated from the coding sequence ATGGAGATAAAGACGGTCAGAATAGAGCCCCAGGAGGACCTGAACCTGATACTCGGGCAGAGCCACTTCATAAAGACTGTTGAGGACATATATGAGGCCATTGTGAACACGGTTCCCCAGGCAAAATTTGGGGTGGCATTTGCCGAGGCATCCGGGGACTGCCTTGTGAGGCATGCCGGAAATGATGAGGAACTTGAGGAGCTTGCAGCAGAGACCATGCTTGAAATTGGAGCAGGACACTCTTTCATAGTGTTCCTCAGGGAAGCATTCCCCATAAACGTGCTGCAGCGGATAAAGAATGTGCCGGAGGTTGTTAACATCTACTGTGCCACCGCAAACCCTGTTGAGGTCATCATTGCCGAGACAGAGCAGGGGAGGGGGATCCTGGGGGTCATAGATGGCAGCAGACCTGAGGGTATAGAGGATGAGGAGGATATCGCCGAGAGAAAGAGGTTCCTTCGCCTTATCGGATACAAGTTTTAG
- a CDS encoding NfeD family protein: MGPESWVIIAAICLIGEMLTAGFFLLWFAFGALAAAVLGYLGFDTTVQFVTFIVVSVILLAISRPFAARITGEPSKKAVADRLIGREGTVTEAITPQSSGLVRVDGETWRARSDAALKEGDRVKVKAIEGVKLVVEKLEE; the protein is encoded by the coding sequence ATGGGACCTGAGTCATGGGTGATAATAGCTGCCATATGCCTCATAGGCGAAATGCTGACCGCGGGATTCTTTCTTCTCTGGTTCGCCTTCGGGGCACTGGCAGCAGCGGTACTTGGATACCTTGGATTCGATACAACGGTACAGTTTGTTACATTCATTGTTGTTTCAGTTATCCTCCTTGCTATTTCAAGGCCATTCGCCGCGCGCATAACAGGTGAGCCATCAAAGAAGGCGGTTGCAGATAGACTCATAGGAAGGGAGGGAACCGTGACAGAGGCAATCACACCCCAGAGCTCTGGTCTTGTGAGGGTCGACGGTGAAACCTGGAGGGCAAGGTCAGACGCGGCTCTTAAAGAGGGTGACAGGGTGAAGGTGAAGGCAATTGAGGGAGTTAAACTCGTTGTTGAAAAACTGGAGGAATGA
- the gatE gene encoding Glu-tRNA(Gln) amidotransferase subunit GatE: protein MNWDEIGLKMGLEIHQQLDTESKLFCPCRTELIDSEPDHDIVRNLRPTQSELGKFDRAAFEEAMRKLHFHYENYDDGTCLVEADEEPPHPLNREALELAVTIALLLNMRVVDEFHTMRKQVIDGSNTGGFQRTGLVATDGHLETPQGTVKIENLCLEEDAARRIRETEDGVVFRLDRLGIPLVEITTDPSISDPQQLRDVAYQIGQVLRSTRVKRGLGTIRQDLNISIREGARVEVKGVQDLDLIPEIVEREVMRQLKLVEIRNTLRKRGASVDGDLVDVSEVFRDTASRIISSAESVLAVKLMGFHGLIGTEIQPGRRLGTEMADYAKKRGVKGIFHTDELPAYGITPEEVKALRDAVDASEDDAVVLVAHDRETAENALREVTKRARMAIDGVPEETRKALPDGNTQYLRPLPTSSRMYLETDIPLFSIEEEFIEWIRKNLPELPSEKRERLIEEYGLSDDLASQLVKRNLVEEFEALAEFRVDVTVVASLLAYTLRELGREGHDMDSIGIDELRDVIRLLEEGKVSKDALRDIVACMADDGVTAGEAAEKLDLLLLTEDEVEAVIDEIIELNHEMIQERGMGAMGPLMGQAMGRLRGRADGKIVNRILNSKIRERL from the coding sequence ATGAACTGGGATGAGATAGGACTCAAAATGGGCCTCGAGATACACCAGCAGCTTGATACAGAGAGCAAACTCTTCTGCCCTTGCAGAACAGAACTTATCGATTCAGAACCTGACCACGACATAGTGAGGAACCTCAGGCCAACCCAGAGCGAACTCGGGAAATTTGACAGGGCAGCCTTTGAGGAGGCCATGAGGAAGCTCCACTTCCACTACGAGAACTACGATGATGGAACATGCCTGGTTGAGGCAGATGAGGAGCCACCCCACCCCCTCAACAGGGAGGCCCTTGAACTTGCAGTTACAATCGCACTCCTCCTCAACATGAGGGTTGTGGATGAATTCCACACCATGAGGAAGCAGGTCATCGATGGCAGCAACACCGGGGGCTTCCAGAGGACGGGCCTTGTTGCAACCGACGGCCACCTTGAAACACCACAGGGGACTGTTAAAATAGAGAACCTCTGCCTTGAGGAGGACGCCGCAAGGAGGATCAGGGAGACAGAGGATGGTGTTGTATTCAGACTGGACCGCCTGGGCATACCCCTCGTTGAGATAACCACAGACCCATCCATCAGTGACCCCCAGCAGCTCAGGGATGTCGCATACCAGATAGGCCAGGTGCTCAGGAGCACCCGTGTTAAGAGGGGCCTCGGGACCATAAGGCAGGACCTCAACATATCCATACGTGAGGGGGCCAGGGTCGAGGTGAAGGGTGTCCAGGACCTTGACCTCATCCCGGAGATAGTTGAGAGGGAGGTCATGAGGCAGCTGAAACTGGTTGAGATAAGAAACACCCTCAGGAAGAGGGGAGCCTCGGTTGATGGGGATCTGGTTGATGTCTCAGAGGTCTTCAGGGATACGGCCTCCAGGATAATATCCTCGGCAGAGTCAGTACTCGCTGTTAAACTGATGGGCTTCCATGGACTGATAGGAACTGAAATACAGCCCGGAAGACGTTTAGGTACAGAGATGGCTGACTATGCAAAGAAGAGGGGCGTTAAGGGGATATTCCACACCGATGAACTCCCTGCCTACGGTATAACCCCCGAGGAGGTTAAAGCCCTCAGGGATGCTGTTGATGCCTCAGAGGATGATGCGGTGGTCCTGGTGGCCCATGATAGGGAGACAGCAGAGAATGCCCTCAGGGAGGTCACTAAACGTGCCAGGATGGCCATTGATGGCGTTCCAGAGGAGACCCGGAAGGCCCTCCCCGACGGAAACACCCAGTACCTCAGGCCACTTCCAACCTCAAGCAGGATGTACCTTGAAACAGACATACCGCTCTTCAGCATAGAAGAGGAATTCATCGAGTGGATCAGAAAGAACCTCCCTGAACTTCCATCAGAAAAGAGGGAGAGGCTCATAGAAGAGTACGGCCTCAGTGATGACCTGGCATCCCAGCTCGTTAAGAGGAACCTTGTTGAGGAATTCGAGGCCCTCGCAGAGTTCAGGGTTGATGTGACCGTGGTAGCATCACTCCTCGCCTACACCCTCAGGGAACTTGGAAGGGAGGGCCATGATATGGACAGTATCGGCATTGACGAACTCAGAGACGTCATCAGACTCCTTGAGGAGGGTAAGGTGTCAAAGGATGCTCTCAGGGACATAGTTGCCTGCATGGCCGATGATGGTGTAACAGCAGGTGAGGCTGCAGAGAAACTGGACCTCCTGCTCCTTACAGAGGATGAGGTTGAGGCTGTGATAGATGAGATCATTGAGCTTAACCATGAAATGATCCAGGAGAGGGGTATGGGTGCAATGGGACCCCTGATGGGTCAGGCCATGGGTAGGCTGCGTGGTAGAGCCGATGGTAAGATTGTAAACAGGATACTGAACTCAAAAATCCGGGAAAGACTCTAG
- a CDS encoding transcriptional regulator, whose translation MSGEDELKFLVLGYRISEGKTQRELADELGAHVDIVIAMENGTYRHPTRRLLNRIHELTGEYEVKRRYFINIGKGYRLRERLGPQFRYFIRGLDKMKYISMEELEKMPEAECYSTIGTVDLDAFEVLRAGKMS comes from the coding sequence GTGAGTGGCGAAGATGAACTGAAATTTCTTGTGCTGGGTTACAGGATCAGTGAAGGTAAAACCCAGAGGGAACTTGCAGATGAACTCGGTGCCCATGTGGACATTGTAATAGCAATGGAGAACGGCACCTACAGGCACCCCACAAGGAGGCTTCTTAACAGAATCCATGAACTCACCGGGGAATATGAGGTGAAAAGAAGGTACTTCATAAACATTGGAAAGGGTTACAGGTTGAGGGAAAGGCTTGGACCCCAGTTCAGGTACTTTATCCGTGGCCTTGATAAAATGAAGTACATAAGCATGGAAGAACTTGAGAAGATGCCAGAAGCCGAATGTTACAGCACCATAGGCACTGTGGACCTGGACGCATTTGAGGTTCTAAGGGCAGGAAAGATGTCCTGA
- a CDS encoding helix-turn-helix domain-containing protein, with translation MKEKSKEIGSRVRELRELSEITEDEMASYLNIDVETYRRYETGEEDIPASILFEIAHKMGVDMGLLLTGEETRMHIFTVTRKGKGVEVERRKQYRYENLAEKFIHKKAEPFIVTVEPRDGKPKTNSHPGQEFNYVLEGRIRFYIHDNEIILNEGDSIFFDSSYEHAMEALDGKRARFLAIIM, from the coding sequence ATGAAAGAGAAAAGTAAGGAGATTGGTTCCCGTGTAAGGGAACTGAGGGAACTTTCAGAAATCACAGAAGATGAAATGGCCAGTTACCTGAACATTGACGTGGAAACCTACCGCCGCTATGAGACCGGAGAGGAGGACATCCCGGCAAGCATACTCTTTGAGATAGCCCACAAGATGGGCGTTGACATGGGACTTCTGCTCACAGGTGAGGAGACAAGGATGCACATCTTCACCGTCACCCGCAAGGGCAAGGGGGTGGAGGTTGAGAGGAGAAAACAGTACCGCTACGAGAACCTGGCAGAGAAGTTCATACACAAGAAGGCCGAACCATTCATAGTCACAGTGGAGCCCCGGGACGGAAAACCAAAGACCAACAGCCACCCAGGGCAGGAATTCAACTACGTCCTTGAGGGGCGCATAAGGTTCTACATACACGACAATGAGATAATACTGAATGAGGGAGACTCCATATTCTTTGACTCATCATATGAACATGCCATGGAGGCCCTGGACGGTAAAAGGGCCAGATTCCTTGCAATAATAATGTAG
- the gatD gene encoding Glu-tRNA(Gln) amidotransferase subunit GatD: protein MSYHGSARKFLESASIDVGDTVRVEKPDVTYEGMVLDRADDADDRHIVLKLKNGYNIGVEISDAKIELIERGSEPKIELPPVDVSEDPNLPDVSIISTGGTVASIIDYRTGAVHPAFTADDLLRANPELLDMANIRGKAVLNILSENMKPEYWVETARAVYREIDAGADGVVVAHGTDTMHYTSAALSFMLKTPVPVVLTGAQRSSDRPSSDASLNIQCSVRAATSDIAEVTVCMHATMDDLTCHLHRGVKVRKMHTSRRDTFRSINALPLAEVTPGDIKILDADYRKRGSAELELHDRVEERVALIKSYPGMSPDIIEWHLERGYKGLVMEGTGLGHCPDTLIPVLREAHDMGVPVAMTSQCLNGRVNMNVYSTGRRLLQAGVIPCADMLPEVAYVKMCWVLGQTSEPGRVREMMMDNIAGEIKDRTSIAYFRGLIR from the coding sequence ATGTCATACCATGGATCAGCCAGGAAATTCCTTGAATCAGCCTCCATAGATGTGGGGGACACCGTTAGGGTGGAGAAACCCGATGTGACCTATGAGGGCATGGTGCTGGACCGTGCAGATGATGCAGATGACAGGCACATCGTCCTGAAACTCAAAAACGGATACAACATTGGAGTTGAAATCAGCGACGCAAAAATAGAACTCATTGAGAGGGGTTCAGAGCCAAAAATAGAGCTACCCCCGGTTGATGTGAGTGAGGACCCCAACCTGCCAGATGTATCCATAATATCAACGGGCGGTACCGTTGCATCAATAATAGACTACCGTACAGGTGCAGTGCACCCGGCCTTCACCGCAGACGACCTCCTCCGGGCCAACCCCGAACTCCTGGACATGGCAAACATAAGGGGTAAGGCCGTCCTGAACATCCTCAGTGAGAACATGAAACCCGAATACTGGGTTGAAACCGCAAGGGCCGTATACCGGGAGATAGATGCCGGTGCAGATGGTGTTGTTGTTGCACATGGAACCGACACCATGCACTACACATCCGCCGCCCTCAGCTTCATGCTCAAAACTCCAGTCCCTGTGGTCCTCACAGGCGCCCAGAGGAGTTCAGACAGGCCATCATCGGATGCAAGCCTCAACATACAGTGCTCGGTGAGGGCCGCCACCTCTGATATAGCTGAGGTCACGGTCTGCATGCATGCAACCATGGATGACCTCACCTGCCACCTCCACAGGGGCGTGAAGGTGAGGAAGATGCACACCTCAAGGAGGGACACCTTCAGGAGCATAAACGCCCTCCCCCTCGCAGAGGTAACACCAGGGGACATCAAAATACTTGACGCTGACTACAGGAAGAGGGGTTCAGCTGAACTGGAACTCCATGACAGAGTTGAGGAGAGGGTTGCCCTCATAAAGAGTTACCCTGGTATGTCTCCTGATATCATAGAATGGCACCTGGAGAGGGGCTACAAGGGACTGGTCATGGAGGGTACAGGTCTCGGGCACTGCCCCGACACACTGATACCGGTACTCAGGGAGGCCCATGATATGGGGGTCCCTGTTGCCATGACATCCCAGTGCCTAAACGGAAGGGTCAACATGAACGTCTACAGCACAGGAAGGAGGCTCCTCCAGGCGGGTGTCATACCCTGCGCAGATATGCTCCCGGAGGTCGCCTACGTCAAGATGTGCTGGGTCCTGGGACAGACATCTGAACCAGGAAGGGTGCGTGAAATGATGATGGATAACATTGCAGGGGAAATCAAGGATAGGACATCAATAGCATACTTCAGGGGGTTGATCAGATGA
- the vorC gene encoding 3-methyl-2-oxobutanoate dehydrogenase subunit VorC: MKKAYPVINRVECKACERCIIACPRKVLYMSNKINERGYHYVEYRGEGCNGCGNCYYTCPEINAIEVHIERCEDGDTDG; the protein is encoded by the coding sequence ATGAAGAAGGCCTACCCGGTAATAAACAGGGTCGAATGCAAGGCATGTGAGCGGTGTATAATCGCATGCCCCAGGAAAGTGCTTTACATGAGCAATAAGATCAACGAGAGGGGTTACCACTACGTTGAGTACCGTGGCGAGGGATGCAACGGCTGCGGGAACTGCTACTACACCTGCCCCGAGATCAACGCAATAGAGGTCCACATAGAGAGGTGTGAAGATGGCGACACAGATGGTTAA
- a CDS encoding ABC transporter ATP-binding protein, with translation MKAIEVRNLKKSFDGGKIRALNGVDLEVEMGEFISIMGPSGSGKSTLLNMIGALDVPDSGTIKVAGRDLSEERDLSRLRAEEIGFVFQLHNLIPSLTALENVEIPMFAVKHVNMEERAMELLEQVGLGDKADRRPTELSGGERQRVAIARALANNPSIILADEPTGALDSKTSRNILQMLQKLQDEEGVTLVVVTHEPHVAEMASRTIRILDGVIVD, from the coding sequence ATGAAGGCCATAGAGGTGAGAAACCTTAAGAAGAGCTTTGATGGGGGTAAGATAAGGGCCCTTAATGGTGTTGACCTTGAAGTTGAAATGGGTGAGTTCATCTCAATCATGGGGCCATCAGGTTCAGGTAAATCCACCCTCCTCAACATGATAGGCGCCCTTGATGTCCCTGACTCAGGCACCATCAAGGTCGCTGGAAGGGATCTTTCAGAGGAGAGGGACCTGAGTCGTTTAAGGGCCGAGGAAATAGGCTTCGTGTTCCAGCTGCATAACCTCATACCCAGCCTCACCGCCCTTGAAAACGTTGAGATACCCATGTTTGCTGTGAAGCACGTTAACATGGAGGAGCGTGCAATGGAGCTCCTTGAACAGGTAGGCCTCGGTGATAAGGCTGACCGGAGGCCCACGGAACTCTCTGGTGGTGAACGCCAGAGGGTTGCAATTGCCAGGGCCCTGGCCAATAACCCGTCAATAATCCTTGCAGATGAACCTACGGGGGCTCTTGACTCAAAGACAAGCAGAAATATACTCCAGATGCTTCAGAAGCTTCAGGATGAGGAGGGGGTTACCCTTGTTGTTGTCACCCATGAGCCCCATGTGGCTGAGATGGCCTCAAGAACCATAAGGATACTTGATGGTGTGATCGTGGATTGA
- a CDS encoding AMP-binding protein — MTALIHEFVNRVEFDSYEDFRDNFQIKIPDNFNFAYDVVDRYAEIEPDKTAIVWCNDSGDERRITFGELRELSDRAASFFTREGIEKGDTVMLTLKARYDFWYSLLGLHKIGAIAIPATHMLKEKDIIYRIREADIRMVVCIAEDGVPDVFDSAIDELGADVKRVIVGDLEKEGWINLRKELSDIQEDFQAPEDRPGGKDTLLVYFSSGTTGMPKMIEHDHTYPLGHIITAKYWQNVRENGLHYTVADTGWAKAMWGQIYGQWIAGSAVFVYDYDRFDPEKMLEKLEKYDITTFCAPPTIYRFLIKEDLSRYDLSGIEYAVTAGEPLNPEVFERFKEHTGLELMEGFGQTECVVCIANFPWMEPKPGSMGKPSPGYQVELVDRNGEPVDVGEEGEIVIKTEDGKPIGLFNGYYRNPEKTSEVWYGGYYHTGDTAWMDEDGYMWFVGRTDDIIKSSGYRIGPFEVESAIISHPSVLECAVTGYPDPIRGQVVKATVVLAKGYEPSEELKKEIQDHVKRVTAPYKYPRIVEFVDELPKTISGKIRRVEIRQHDLEGDGENQ, encoded by the coding sequence ATGACTGCTCTCATACATGAATTCGTTAACCGTGTTGAATTTGACTCCTACGAGGATTTCCGTGATAATTTCCAGATAAAGATACCTGATAACTTCAACTTTGCATACGACGTGGTTGACCGCTACGCAGAGATTGAACCCGACAAGACAGCCATCGTCTGGTGCAACGACAGTGGAGATGAAAGGAGGATAACCTTCGGTGAACTCAGGGAACTCTCAGACAGGGCAGCCAGTTTCTTCACCAGGGAGGGTATAGAGAAGGGTGACACTGTCATGCTGACCCTAAAGGCAAGGTACGACTTCTGGTACTCCCTCCTGGGACTTCACAAGATAGGCGCCATTGCAATACCAGCCACACACATGCTCAAGGAGAAGGACATCATCTACCGTATAAGGGAAGCCGATATAAGGATGGTTGTCTGCATAGCAGAGGACGGAGTGCCTGATGTATTTGACAGTGCCATTGATGAACTTGGGGCAGACGTTAAAAGGGTCATCGTCGGTGACCTGGAAAAGGAAGGATGGATAAACCTCAGGAAGGAACTCAGTGATATCCAGGAGGACTTCCAGGCCCCTGAAGACCGCCCCGGTGGAAAGGATACGCTGCTTGTGTACTTCTCATCAGGCACAACCGGTATGCCCAAGATGATAGAGCACGACCACACCTACCCCCTCGGCCACATAATAACCGCAAAGTACTGGCAGAATGTCAGAGAGAACGGCCTCCACTACACGGTCGCAGACACAGGCTGGGCCAAGGCCATGTGGGGGCAGATCTATGGACAGTGGATAGCTGGAAGCGCCGTATTTGTCTACGATTATGATCGCTTTGACCCCGAGAAAATGCTTGAGAAGCTTGAAAAGTATGACATAACAACCTTCTGCGCCCCCCCAACCATATACAGGTTCCTCATAAAGGAGGACCTCTCACGCTACGACCTATCAGGCATAGAATACGCGGTGACAGCGGGGGAACCCCTCAACCCTGAGGTCTTTGAGAGGTTCAAGGAGCACACAGGACTTGAGCTCATGGAGGGCTTCGGTCAGACAGAGTGCGTTGTGTGCATAGCAAACTTCCCCTGGATGGAACCAAAGCCCGGTTCGATGGGAAAACCATCACCGGGCTACCAGGTTGAACTCGTGGACAGGAACGGTGAACCCGTGGACGTGGGTGAAGAAGGTGAGATAGTCATAAAAACAGAGGATGGTAAACCGATAGGACTCTTCAACGGCTACTACAGGAACCCGGAGAAGACATCAGAGGTATGGTACGGCGGTTACTACCACACAGGGGACACAGCCTGGATGGACGAGGACGGGTACATGTGGTTCGTTGGGAGAACCGATGACATAATAAAGAGTTCAGGTTACCGTATAGGGCCCTTTGAGGTTGAAAGCGCCATCATATCCCACCCATCGGTCCTTGAATGCGCAGTTACCGGCTACCCTGACCCCATAAGGGGACAGGTTGTCAAGGCAACCGTGGTGCTTGCAAAGGGATATGAACCATCAGAGGAACTGAAGAAGGAGATACAGGACCATGTGAAAAGGGTGACCGCACCCTACAAGTACCCCAGGATAGTTGAATTTGTTGATGAACTGCCCAAGACCATAAGCGGTAAGATAAGGCGTGTTGAGATCAGACAGCATGACCTTGAGGGAGACGGTGAAAACCAATGA